One window of Prochlorococcus marinus XMU1408 genomic DNA carries:
- a CDS encoding tetratricopeptide repeat protein yields MQDIILTNKSLKKNQIDVTEINAGKKKEGSEPKTFPVPFALEKNNENIIINSNKAKNASKEKIIEKAKQKGGNDKKLNELVIKQKPIGSELNQLLRMYQNREFVEAEKFAVLLSERFPNHPFSWKVLGAVFQQTGRINESLIPAQKSVHLSPKDPAAHFNLGITLKELGRLEEAEASYKQAIAIKPNYAEAHNNLGNTLKELGRLDEAEASYKQAIAIKPNYPEAHNNLGNTLKELGRLDEAEASYKQAIAIKPDFAEAQSNLGVTLQELGRFDEAEASYKQAIAIKPDFAEAQSNLGVTLQELGRFEESVAINQQAFVNRTGISPVGDYALAPAVTDIFFELTNKCNFHCSFCPSDSQERLLGSMDLELIKKLYEENADKKISKIVQLHLMGEPTLHPDLIEILKFGSLKNVETNLTTNISTLGKKNVSKILDTLYGTVTASHMTPTEETYHIRGAVGISWDRYISNLRLLVTEYMKRLAEGNATKNNIDIRVMVTQDTASNVSIIESAKEAGAILKEWNDFVAEAEHQLGMTPYERKDHNAADLVRDNNCTSTTYSLQHGITLTFWRAFTFANTRVSNEFDLETTRQSSYCHHPFSHVGVLWNGDVTLCCLDHDGKLKVGNVRDSSIETVIQSDAAQKLRASMLGEYPLPSICQTCQQRPAKRKNP; encoded by the coding sequence GTGCAAGATATAATCCTTACTAATAAATCTTTAAAAAAAAATCAAATTGATGTGACTGAGATAAACGCAGGCAAAAAGAAAGAAGGATCTGAACCGAAAACATTCCCAGTTCCATTTGCCTTAGAAAAAAATAATGAAAATATCATTATCAACAGCAATAAAGCTAAGAATGCCTCTAAAGAAAAAATTATTGAAAAAGCAAAGCAGAAAGGTGGAAATGACAAGAAACTCAATGAGTTAGTAATTAAGCAGAAACCAATAGGTTCAGAACTAAATCAATTATTACGGATGTATCAAAACAGGGAATTTGTTGAAGCAGAGAAGTTTGCAGTATTACTTTCTGAAAGGTTTCCAAATCATCCATTCTCCTGGAAAGTACTTGGCGCGGTATTTCAACAGACTGGCAGGATTAATGAGTCATTAATTCCTGCGCAAAAATCTGTACATTTATCTCCCAAAGATCCAGCGGCCCATTTCAATTTGGGTATCACGCTAAAAGAACTGGGCCGATTGGAAGAAGCTGAAGCAAGTTATAAACAAGCAATAGCGATAAAGCCTAACTATGCAGAAGCCCATAATAATTTAGGTAACACGCTAAAAGAACTGGGCCGGTTGGACGAAGCTGAAGCAAGTTATAAACAAGCAATAGCGATAAAGCCTAACTACCCAGAAGCCCATAATAATTTAGGTAACACGCTAAAAGAACTGGGCCGGTTGGACGAAGCTGAAGCAAGTTATAAACAAGCAATAGCGATAAAGCCTGACTTTGCAGAAGCCCAAAGTAACTTGGGTGTCACGCTTCAAGAACTGGGCCGGTTTGACGAAGCTGAAGCAAGTTATAAACAAGCAATAGCGATAAAGCCTGACTTTGCAGAAGCCCAAAGTAACTTGGGTGTCACGCTTCAAGAATTGGGTAGATTTGAAGAGTCTGTTGCTATTAATCAACAAGCTTTTGTTAACCGTACAGGTATCAGCCCAGTGGGAGACTATGCGCTGGCGCCAGCCGTTACTGATATTTTTTTCGAATTGACTAACAAATGTAATTTCCATTGTTCATTTTGTCCATCGGACTCACAAGAACGTCTGCTGGGTTCGATGGATTTAGAACTTATTAAAAAACTCTACGAAGAGAATGCTGATAAAAAAATTTCTAAGATAGTCCAACTTCATTTAATGGGTGAGCCAACCTTGCATCCTGATTTGATTGAGATTTTAAAATTTGGATCATTAAAAAATGTAGAGACTAATTTAACAACTAATATCAGTACACTTGGGAAAAAAAATGTTTCAAAGATATTAGACACCTTATATGGCACAGTAACTGCCAGCCATATGACTCCTACTGAAGAGACATATCATATTAGAGGTGCAGTTGGCATTTCATGGGATCGATATATCTCGAATCTTCGCTTGTTAGTTACTGAATATATGAAACGTTTAGCTGAAGGAAATGCGACTAAAAATAATATCGATATAAGGGTTATGGTTACTCAGGATACTGCATCAAATGTCAGTATCATTGAGAGTGCAAAAGAGGCTGGTGCGATCCTGAAAGAGTGGAACGATTTTGTCGCTGAAGCTGAGCATCAGTTAGGAATGACTCCCTATGAGCGCAAAGATCACAATGCCGCTGATCTAGTTCGGGATAATAATTGTACGTCTACCACTTACTCATTACAGCATGGGATAACTTTGACATTTTGGAGAGCGTTTACATTCGCGAACACTAGGGTAAGTAATGAATTCGACTTAGAAACGACAAGACAATCGTCATATTGTCATCATCCTTTCTCTCACGTTGGTGTCCTATGGAATGGTGACGTAACACTATGTTGCCTTGATCACGATGGCAAATTAAAAGTAGGTAATGTTCGTGACTCTTCTATAGAAACTGTGATCCAAAGTGATGCAGCTCAAAAATTGCGTGCCAGTATGCTTGGGGAATATCCCCTTCCATCTATTTGCCAAACTTGCCAGCAAAGACCAGCTAAGCGCAAAAACCCTTAA
- a CDS encoding tetratricopeptide repeat protein, with translation MTKGKRNQKKAGLGFKTFPVPFSLGESKENITISTNTSYKPSKEQIIDKACKLHSQGNISEAAKLYQYCINKGFDYPTIYLNYGVILRDLGKLKEAETCYRKAIELNPKYTEAHSNLGNVLRDLGKLKEAETFYRKAIELNPKYTKAHSNLGNVLRDLGKLKEAETFYRKAIELNPKYTEAHSNLGNVLIDLGKLKEAETFYRKAIDLNPNYAIAHSNLAKILQELGNIKEAELHVRKAIKLKPDFANAYYNLGNISKDLGNIKEAESSQRKAIKIKPNFAEAHSNLGLILQDLGKLKEAELHVRKAIEINPNYSNAYSNLGNILENNGKLKEAELYTRQAITLDPSHPDAHFNLAHILLKRKEFIEGWQEHESRWNMTNIMISCGNHLKTNKPEWEPERRGRLLLWPEQGLGDEIMFLSLVPDLIDHVDQLIIQTDPRLIPLLQRSLNQAKIEYIPKQELIDENKYDFHIAMGSLPKFLRNSLNDFKDSKQFILNVDQARSNQLREQLTDNRFQKIVGISWKSISLSKKNKSLSLEQFILGIYSPNIRFVCLQYGDVTEEIENIKQKHNIDICEVKEVDKFNDIDALSALIKACDEVVSIHNVTVPLAGALAVKTKVLTVRNNAWWWGIDDDESYWYPSIKLYRQSQDDQWEKALQQIKTELQVHQSYANKTNQSKINSNLNDEELSY, from the coding sequence TTGACCAAGGGGAAAAGGAATCAAAAGAAAGCAGGATTGGGATTTAAAACATTCCCAGTTCCATTTTCATTAGGAGAAAGCAAAGAGAATATTACTATTTCTACTAATACTTCTTATAAACCTTCTAAAGAACAAATAATCGATAAAGCATGTAAGCTTCATTCACAAGGAAACATTTCAGAAGCAGCAAAACTTTATCAATACTGTATTAATAAGGGTTTTGATTATCCAACAATTTATTTGAATTATGGAGTCATATTGCGAGATCTTGGCAAATTAAAAGAAGCAGAAACCTGTTATCGCAAAGCTATTGAACTTAATCCCAAGTACACAGAAGCTCATTCCAATCTCGGAAATGTATTGAGAGATCTTGGCAAATTAAAAGAAGCAGAAACCTTTTATCGCAAAGCTATTGAACTTAATCCCAAGTACACAAAAGCTCATTCCAATCTCGGAAATGTATTGAGAGATCTTGGCAAATTAAAAGAAGCAGAAACCTTTTATCGCAAAGCTATTGAACTTAATCCCAAGTACACAGAAGCTCATTCCAATCTCGGAAATGTATTGATAGATCTTGGCAAATTAAAAGAAGCAGAAACCTTTTATCGCAAAGCTATTGATTTAAATCCTAACTATGCAATAGCACACTCAAATCTAGCAAAAATTTTACAAGAGCTAGGCAACATAAAAGAAGCTGAATTACATGTACGCAAAGCGATTAAATTGAAACCGGATTTTGCAAACGCATATTATAATTTAGGAAACATATCAAAAGATCTAGGTAACATAAAAGAAGCTGAATCATCACAACGCAAGGCAATTAAAATTAAACCTAATTTCGCAGAAGCACATTCTAATCTAGGTCTTATATTACAAGATCTAGGCAAGTTAAAAGAAGCTGAATTACATGTACGCAAAGCAATAGAGATCAATCCTAACTATTCAAATGCATATTCAAATCTAGGAAATATATTAGAAAATAATGGAAAATTAAAAGAAGCTGAGTTATATACACGTCAAGCAATAACTCTAGACCCAAGTCATCCAGATGCTCATTTTAACTTGGCACATATTCTTCTTAAAAGAAAAGAATTTATTGAGGGATGGCAAGAACATGAATCGAGATGGAACATGACAAATATAATGATAAGTTGCGGAAATCACCTGAAAACAAACAAGCCTGAATGGGAACCTGAGCGTAGAGGTCGTCTTTTGTTATGGCCTGAACAAGGTCTCGGTGATGAAATTATGTTTTTATCACTTGTTCCAGATTTAATTGATCATGTCGATCAATTAATCATTCAAACGGATCCAAGATTGATCCCTCTCTTACAGAGATCACTTAATCAAGCAAAAATTGAATATATACCCAAACAGGAACTTATCGATGAAAACAAATATGATTTTCATATCGCGATGGGATCACTTCCAAAGTTCCTAAGAAATTCTTTGAATGATTTCAAAGACTCCAAACAATTCATACTAAACGTTGATCAAGCCAGATCTAATCAATTAAGAGAACAATTAACTGATAATCGGTTCCAGAAAATTGTTGGTATTTCTTGGAAATCAATATCTCTTAGTAAAAAAAATAAATCATTATCCCTTGAACAATTTATACTTGGTATTTATTCACCAAATATTAGATTTGTTTGCCTTCAATATGGTGATGTAACAGAAGAAATTGAGAATATAAAACAGAAACATAATATCGACATTTGTGAAGTTAAAGAAGTTGATAAGTTTAACGATATTGATGCTCTTTCTGCATTAATCAAAGCTTGTGATGAAGTTGTCTCTATTCACAATGTCACTGTGCCATTAGCAGGAGCCCTTGCTGTTAAAACCAAAGTACTTACGGTCAGAAACAATGCATGGTGGTGGGGAATCGATGATGATGAAAGTTACTGGTATCCCTCAATCAAACTTTATAGACAAAGTCAAGATGATCAATGGGAAAAGGCCTTGCAACAAATAAAAACTGAACTTCAAGTACATCAGTCTTATGCAAATAAGACTAATCAATCAAAGATTAACTCTAATTTAAATGATGAGGAATTATCTTATTAA
- a CDS encoding tetratricopeptide repeat protein — MLEENVGIDQAYELASRYYIEDQLEKSLRIIKDLLKKEAQNPKFNHLLAKILFKLGNYKDSLPSYILALKKNQMKLNICNH, encoded by the coding sequence ATGCTTGAAGAGAATGTAGGAATTGATCAGGCTTATGAATTGGCATCAAGGTATTACATAGAAGATCAATTGGAAAAGAGTTTAAGGATAATTAAGGACCTTCTAAAAAAAGAAGCTCAAAATCCGAAATTTAATCATTTACTTGCGAAGATTCTTTTTAAACTTGGAAATTATAAAGACTCACTTCCTTCTTATATTTTAGCGCTAAAGAAAAACCAAATGAAATTAAATATCTGCAATCATTGA
- a CDS encoding tetratricopeptide repeat protein, translating to MSNKTIDAKGEITGLREKKLFNEAIQYQKEGKYKESENCYRILLKEDINDPILFSNLSVILTQTSRIEEAINLLDKSISIHPNNHLAYSNLATIYMQKGQTDKAKDLIKKSIEIKSDNADAYITLGAILKRKGLCKDAEIATRKALELKPEMALGHFNLGIICTDNSKLDEAQSCFKKVLKIIPNHAETYSLMGKNFYKLKNLNEAEVYMRQAIQLSPNNADNYFTISNILIDLGRKNDAEISLRKAIEINPNHSESYCNLGNILKDLGKYDQAAIKLKKSITLNSNCAEAYSNLGAVLIELNELKEAEELLIKSINLKPDFTQAYLNLGNIYTTQNKLDEAEESFRKVLEIDNNNAYANYKLSQLYCLRNNFKDALNEIEKAINKDPTNFIYLGESTRIKYLLE from the coding sequence ATGAGTAATAAAACTATAGATGCTAAAGGCGAAATAACAGGGCTGCGCGAAAAAAAACTATTCAACGAAGCAATTCAATATCAAAAAGAAGGTAAATATAAAGAATCAGAAAATTGTTACCGTATCTTACTTAAGGAAGATATAAATGATCCTATATTATTCTCAAATTTAAGTGTTATTCTTACACAAACTTCCAGAATAGAAGAAGCTATAAATCTATTAGATAAATCAATTAGTATCCACCCAAATAATCATCTAGCATACTCAAATCTTGCAACAATATATATGCAAAAAGGGCAAACAGATAAAGCAAAAGATTTAATTAAAAAATCAATTGAAATAAAAAGCGATAATGCAGATGCTTATATCACTCTAGGAGCAATACTGAAAAGAAAAGGTCTGTGCAAAGATGCTGAAATTGCAACAAGAAAAGCTCTAGAGCTAAAGCCCGAAATGGCCTTAGGTCATTTTAATTTGGGGATTATTTGCACAGATAATAGTAAACTAGACGAGGCTCAGTCTTGTTTTAAAAAAGTTCTTAAGATAATTCCTAATCATGCAGAAACATATTCATTAATGGGAAAGAATTTTTATAAATTAAAGAACCTTAATGAAGCTGAGGTCTATATGAGACAGGCTATACAATTGAGTCCTAATAATGCAGATAATTACTTTACAATCTCAAATATCCTAATAGATCTCGGGAGGAAAAATGATGCAGAAATCTCTCTGAGAAAAGCTATTGAAATAAATCCAAATCATTCAGAATCATACTGTAATCTTGGAAATATACTAAAGGATCTTGGCAAATACGATCAGGCGGCTATTAAACTCAAAAAGTCAATTACTTTAAACTCAAATTGTGCTGAGGCCTATAGTAATCTAGGAGCAGTTTTAATTGAACTAAATGAATTAAAAGAAGCTGAAGAATTATTAATTAAAAGTATAAATTTAAAGCCTGATTTTACTCAAGCATATCTAAATCTTGGAAATATATATACAACTCAAAATAAATTAGATGAGGCAGAAGAATCTTTTAGAAAAGTATTAGAAATAGACAATAATAATGCATATGCCAACTATAAACTAAGTCAACTATATTGTTTAAGAAATAATTTTAAAGATGCTCTTAATGAAATTGAAAAAGCTATCAATAAAGATCCCACAAACTTTATCTATTTAGGTGAGTCAACAAGAATAAAGTATTTATTAGAGTAA
- a CDS encoding DUF2214 family protein: MVIGLALPIDLLKSASIAYVHYLSFMVCFGALVYERISLKPDPNRHEAINMVIADIIYGIAGIALLISGIYRVIKFGQGSEFYTNNPIFWTKIVVFGLVGSLSLYPTITYVLWAIPLSKGTLPQVTQSLVLRLRLILNIELIGFASIPFLATLMARGVGLA; encoded by the coding sequence ATTGTGATTGGTCTGGCTCTACCTATTGATTTGCTGAAATCAGCTTCCATTGCTTATGTACATTATTTAAGTTTTATGGTTTGTTTTGGTGCGTTGGTATATGAACGAATTTCATTAAAGCCCGATCCAAATAGGCATGAAGCAATCAACATGGTTATTGCAGACATTATTTATGGTATTGCAGGAATTGCACTTTTAATCAGTGGAATTTATAGAGTTATAAAATTTGGCCAAGGATCCGAATTTTATACAAATAATCCTATCTTTTGGACAAAAATAGTCGTTTTTGGTCTTGTGGGTTCATTATCTCTATATCCAACAATTACATATGTCCTTTGGGCAATACCGTTAAGCAAGGGTACTCTTCCACAAGTTACTCAAAGTTTAGTTCTAAGATTAAGATTAATATTGAATATAGAACTTATAGGATTTGCCTCAATTCCATTTTTAGCAACACTTATGGCTAGAGGAGTTGGATTAGCTTGA
- a CDS encoding copper-binding protein: MTNPFSLYWNKNWTFQIVHMEGGIYLEAKGLGIQLRKPFLPTENPLIAADNLVCIEDKNRKSLFNSWKSKSFIA; encoded by the coding sequence ATGACTAATCCTTTTTCTCTTTATTGGAATAAAAACTGGACATTTCAAATTGTTCACATGGAAGGTGGGATTTACTTAGAAGCAAAAGGATTGGGAATTCAATTACGAAAACCTTTTTTACCTACTGAAAACCCACTAATTGCCGCAGATAATTTAGTTTGCATAGAAGACAAAAATAGAAAATCGTTGTTTAACTCATGGAAATCAAAAAGTTTTATAGCTTAG
- the lexA gene encoding transcriptional repressor LexA, whose amino-acid sequence MPDEALTTAQQELYDWLVDFIGNHHHSPSIRQMMQAMGLRSPAPIQSRLRHLQEKGWIKWQEGQARTLQLIEESISGIPVMGSIAAGGLVETFDDVQETLDFNSILQLKGLFALTVNGDSMIDSFIADGDMVLMEPVNDPSRLRNGTIVSAMVPGLGTTLKHFFRNGSLVRLEAANPNYEPIEIDAEQVHVQGKLAAVWRKT is encoded by the coding sequence ATGCCTGACGAAGCTTTAACTACTGCTCAGCAAGAACTCTACGATTGGCTTGTTGATTTTATCGGTAATCATCATCATAGCCCTTCGATTAGGCAAATGATGCAAGCCATGGGCTTAAGATCTCCAGCGCCTATACAAAGTCGCTTAAGACACTTACAGGAAAAAGGTTGGATAAAATGGCAAGAAGGACAAGCAAGAACTTTGCAATTAATAGAAGAAAGTATTTCCGGTATTCCTGTTATGGGTTCAATAGCTGCAGGTGGATTAGTTGAAACTTTTGATGATGTTCAGGAAACCTTGGATTTTAATTCCATACTTCAATTAAAAGGACTTTTTGCTTTAACGGTAAATGGAGATTCAATGATTGATTCTTTTATTGCTGATGGGGATATGGTCTTAATGGAACCTGTTAATGATCCTTCTCGATTGAGAAATGGAACCATAGTTAGCGCAATGGTCCCTGGACTTGGAACTACTTTGAAACATTTTTTTCGGAATGGGAGTTTAGTTCGACTAGAAGCGGCTAATCCAAATTATGAACCCATAGAAATTGATGCTGAACAAGTGCATGTTCAAGGAAAATTGGCGGCTGTTTGGAGGAAAACCTAA
- the argF gene encoding ornithine carbamoyltransferase yields the protein MASASSGLASKLSSFSKNNFLSSSDLNTNQILSLFELAKQLKVGNRRIDLGNRVLGLIFKKASTRTRVSFQVAMARLGGQTVDLNPQVTQLGRGEPIKDTARVLSRYCDALAIRTFSQQEIEEYAEWSSIPVINALTDLEHPCQALADYLTIQEKFGELKGINLSYIGDGNNVANSLMICGALLGVNVNICSPNGFEADSNILEKARSLTEFGSKISICNDPFKAAKEAQVIYTDVWASMGQEKEHLKRKEIFEQYKVDQKLIDLADDSVVLLHCLPAHRGEEVTEEVLEGKNSSVFDQAENRLHVQQALLAVQLGGL from the coding sequence ATGGCTTCAGCATCTTCTGGCTTAGCTTCTAAATTATCTTCCTTTAGTAAAAACAATTTTCTCTCATCATCTGATTTAAATACAAATCAGATATTGTCTTTATTTGAATTAGCAAAGCAGTTAAAAGTAGGCAATAGAAGAATAGACCTTGGAAATAGGGTCCTGGGTTTGATATTCAAAAAAGCCTCTACTAGGACAAGAGTAAGCTTTCAAGTGGCAATGGCAAGACTTGGAGGACAAACAGTTGATTTGAATCCACAAGTAACACAACTTGGCAGAGGTGAACCCATTAAAGACACAGCAAGGGTTTTAAGTCGTTACTGTGATGCCCTAGCAATTCGAACTTTCTCGCAGCAAGAAATAGAAGAATATGCAGAGTGGTCTTCTATTCCAGTAATTAATGCTTTGACAGATCTTGAACACCCTTGTCAGGCACTGGCTGATTATTTAACAATTCAGGAGAAATTTGGAGAGCTTAAAGGGATCAATCTTTCATACATTGGAGATGGGAATAATGTCGCAAACTCATTGATGATATGCGGAGCATTGTTAGGAGTAAATGTGAATATTTGTTCTCCAAATGGCTTTGAAGCTGATTCAAATATTTTAGAAAAGGCTCGATCTCTCACTGAATTTGGTTCGAAAATATCTATTTGTAATGATCCATTTAAAGCAGCCAAAGAGGCTCAAGTTATCTACACAGATGTATGGGCTTCTATGGGACAAGAGAAGGAACATTTAAAAAGGAAAGAAATTTTTGAACAGTATAAAGTTGATCAAAAATTAATAGACCTTGCTGATGATTCGGTAGTCCTTTTACATTGCTTACCAGCTCATCGAGGTGAGGAAGTTACGGAAGAGGTGCTGGAAGGAAAAAATAGTAGTGTTTTTGATCAGGCAGAAAACCGACTACATGTTCAGCAAGCCTTGCTCGCTGTTCAACTTGGCGGCCTTTAA
- the ftsH gene encoding ATP-dependent zinc metalloprotease FtsH: MPIRQDENQPNKRFGIINLVLIGFGALLLFSSFFPSQNMQVPRVPYSLFINQVNDGEVKRAYITQDQIRYELSSTEEGAPSVLATTPIFDMDLPQRLENKGVEFAAAPPKKPNIFTTILSWVVPPLIFILVLQFFARRSMGGGGAQGALSFTKSKAKVYVPDDESKVTFDDVAGVDEAKDELTEIVDFLKKPQRYTDIGARIPKGVLLVGPPGTGKTLLSKAVAGEAEVPFFIISGSEFVELFVGAGAARVRDLFEQAKKKAPCIIFIDELDAIGKSRSGSMGVVGGNDEREQTLNQLLTEMDGFASTDKPVIVLAATNQPEVLDAALLRPGRFDRQVLVDRPDLSGRKTILEIYTKKVKLSNNIDLDRIAQATSGFAGADLANMVNEAALLAARGKRVEVEQQDLNEAIERVVAGLEKKSRVLQDDEKKIVAYHEVGHAIVGHLMPGGSKVAKISIVPRGMSALGYTLQLPTEERFLNSKEELQGQIATLLGGRSAEEIIFGKITTGASNDLQRATDLAEQMVGTYGMSDILGPLAYDKQGGGQFLGGNNNPRRELSDATAQAIDKEVRSLVDDAHESALNILKNNLSLLEDISQKILEKEVIEGDELKEMLSSSVMPEKVLN, from the coding sequence ATGCCAATACGACAGGACGAAAATCAACCTAATAAACGTTTTGGAATAATTAATTTAGTTCTAATAGGTTTTGGAGCACTACTACTTTTTAGTAGTTTTTTCCCAAGTCAGAATATGCAAGTCCCGAGAGTTCCATACTCTCTTTTCATCAATCAAGTTAATGATGGTGAAGTAAAACGAGCGTATATTACTCAAGATCAAATTAGATATGAATTGTCCTCTACTGAAGAAGGCGCCCCTTCAGTTTTAGCGACTACTCCAATTTTTGATATGGATTTACCTCAAAGATTGGAGAATAAAGGCGTTGAATTTGCAGCTGCTCCTCCTAAGAAACCAAATATCTTTACAACTATTTTGAGTTGGGTCGTACCCCCATTAATTTTTATTCTTGTTCTTCAGTTCTTTGCTAGAAGAAGTATGGGAGGGGGAGGTGCTCAAGGAGCTCTGAGTTTCACTAAAAGTAAGGCAAAGGTATATGTCCCCGACGATGAATCAAAAGTAACCTTCGATGACGTTGCTGGAGTAGATGAAGCTAAAGATGAATTAACAGAAATAGTAGATTTTCTCAAAAAGCCTCAACGATATACGGATATTGGAGCAAGAATCCCTAAAGGCGTTCTTTTAGTAGGACCTCCAGGAACTGGTAAGACACTTCTTTCAAAGGCCGTTGCTGGTGAAGCAGAAGTACCATTCTTCATAATATCTGGTTCTGAATTTGTTGAATTATTTGTTGGTGCAGGTGCAGCAAGAGTTAGAGATTTATTCGAGCAAGCAAAGAAGAAAGCACCATGCATAATCTTTATTGATGAACTTGATGCAATAGGTAAAAGTAGATCAGGTTCAATGGGTGTTGTCGGAGGTAATGACGAGAGAGAGCAAACTCTCAATCAGCTACTCACAGAAATGGATGGCTTTGCCTCAACTGATAAACCAGTGATAGTACTTGCTGCTACAAACCAACCTGAGGTATTAGATGCTGCACTATTACGCCCTGGTAGATTTGATAGACAGGTATTAGTTGATAGACCAGACTTATCTGGTAGAAAAACAATCCTCGAAATATATACAAAAAAAGTAAAGCTCTCAAACAATATTGATTTAGACCGTATTGCTCAAGCCACAAGTGGATTTGCAGGAGCTGATTTAGCAAATATGGTTAACGAGGCAGCTTTATTAGCTGCACGAGGCAAACGAGTTGAAGTTGAACAACAAGATTTAAATGAAGCTATTGAAAGAGTCGTTGCTGGTTTAGAGAAGAAAAGTCGAGTGTTGCAAGACGATGAGAAGAAGATTGTGGCATACCATGAGGTTGGGCATGCAATAGTTGGTCATTTAATGCCTGGCGGTAGCAAAGTTGCGAAAATATCAATTGTGCCAAGAGGCATGAGTGCATTGGGATATACCCTTCAACTTCCTACAGAGGAAAGATTTTTAAATTCAAAAGAAGAATTACAAGGTCAGATAGCTACTCTTTTAGGGGGAAGATCTGCAGAAGAAATAATTTTTGGAAAAATCACAACTGGTGCTTCAAATGATCTCCAGAGAGCTACTGATTTAGCTGAGCAAATGGTTGGAACATATGGAATGAGTGATATTCTTGGTCCTCTGGCGTATGATAAGCAGGGAGGTGGTCAGTTCCTTGGAGGTAATAACAATCCTAGAAGAGAACTTAGTGATGCTACCGCTCAAGCTATTGATAAAGAAGTTAGAAGCTTGGTAGATGATGCACACGAAAGTGCTTTAAATATTCTTAAAAATAATCTTTCTTTATTAGAGGATATTTCACAGAAAATTCTTGAGAAAGAAGTCATAGAGGGTGATGAACTTAAAGAAATGCTGTCTAGTAGTGTTATGCCTGAAAAAGTTTTAAATTAA